The Glycine soja cultivar W05 chromosome 4, ASM419377v2, whole genome shotgun sequence genomic sequence GGAAATAATACAAGAATCTCCTAACTCTGCCATTTTTTCATAAAGAttgcaaccttttttttttagttgagcTTCATCTTATTTGCTTTATTCATCTGATTGCGCAGGAGAAGCTTTTCACAAGTAAAAACAGAACGGAGGCATCTGTAGGGAAGAAGGTGAAGATAGACATGCTCCCTGAAATCGAGAAAGTTCACAgggtactttatttttttattgtttactgGCCCAATAACATTTTTAGGTTATGGGTGGCATGGGTTGAGAAAATTAAGATGGGGCATTCTGAGAATTGAACTTGAATTCATGTTTGCTCTTCTTTTTATCTTGATAGCATTTAACTGACAAAATTGGCCCATCTTGTGCAGAGAAAGGAGAAGTTGCTGAAAAAACAACACAGACAAGCTCTTCTTCTTGATAATTTCTTGGGTGTTGATGGGCTTGCCCCTGGGCGTTCACTTCGTGATAGAAAACCTGTTACCTACACTTTTGGTAAGAAGTTTTATCATAATTTGCATTTTGTTTTCACAGCTGGGGTAGGCCTCTTCattttcctcattttttttctttcctttgcaTGAACTGCTCGAGTATATTAGAGAGTTCACTATTTTTGCAGTTGATTGTTGTGGGTATGTTAGGACCCTAGGTACCTTCTGGGGCAAGTAGCATGAATAACCATTATCTATTTCATTTTTAGGAATGTCTGGTTTTAGCAGAACTAAAAAGTTTTCCCCATGGACCTGGCGGGCTTCTGATTTGCAAGTACAGGGATAATTTAGTGGGGCTTTCTGATGGCTGACTTTGGGTTTTTGGATCATTCATTGAGTCGTTGGATCTAATAAATGTTTCATTGAATTTTGCATAGCTATCATGGTCGGCCTCCCGCCCCCACCCCATATCacatttttaatgaataaaagtaACATTATCACTAAGCTTTGTTGTAACTGTACTGTGCATCGATAGTGACGAACAGTGGTAAAACAATCTGAACAAGAGTAAGTTGACGGTTTCATTGTGCATCCAGGATGCAACTTTATACTTCAGCTTCCTGTTTTGCTATTATTATGATAACAAGTTTCACCTGAACTACCTTATTCTGTTTGGTTGGACAAAAGTTAACTTATTTCTTAAGTATCAGTATTTGCTGATTTTACATTGACCTAACTTTTGACATCGCTGTCATTGCAGATGATTACGATCGATCCATCAGTGAAGCAATTAAGATAACCAAGTATGGAATTCTTCTTTTGATCTTACACTCTTGTTCCTCCTTTTGGCTGTTCTTGATGTGTTTTTATCTTTCGATATTACATATGGCCAATCATGTGCATCTGTTATGCTTTGTACTCACGGCAtagcatattttttttcattatcagACGGAAACCACCATCCCCAGAACTTATACCCAGGAGAGAAGCAGGAGCAAAACATGCAGCTTTAACCAATGGTAAATGGAGTGGTCCTTCACATGACCCTCAAGACCTGAATTTTGGCATGCCATCACCAAAATCACCTGACTTCGATGATATGGAGGAAGATAATCAAACTGACATGTTGGACTTGGATCGAAGGTTTgtagttttgttttttctccCTTCAAATCTGTTTTGATGACTTGTATCTTATTTCACTGATAATTTTCACATCAGCAATCGGCGAAGACAGAAGCCTAAACGGTATTCGGAGAAAGAGTTTGTTGAAGCACTGTCGGATAATGAGGCTGACTATGACAGCGATGATGATATTGTTGGAGAAGCCGTGTATGATGAAGAGTATCTCCAGAAACGTAAGCAGAGAAAGAAGGCTTCTAGTAGCTCTGGGTCTGAAGGAGATGAAGAATATCATTGGGATGAAGATAAtgttgaagatgaagaagacgATGACGAAGATTCCTTGAGTGCCAGTGAGGATAGTGACAAGCCTCGTAAAATCAAGCAACTGCCAGGCCGTACTAGGAAGGAAACTAAACTCAGGTCTGTGGGTGAGATTCAATCAGGTCTAAGACGCAGTAAGAGGGCAACAACAAAAAGCCGTATAAATTATCGAAGGTACGAGATATCTGATTCAGAAACAGAGTTCATTAAATCCGACAAGTCCAATGCATCAGACGATCACTCAGATCCTACTGAGAATGGGGAGTATATGATGGAAAGTGAAGACTCCGACAGCAATGACGAGGaagaacaagaaaccaaagcaGTTGAGCCTGTTACTTACCCTGCAGAAGAAAACAACCAATCTCCTGCTGTAGGGGAGaatgaacaaaaccaaaaccagCCTCCTGAAAAAGCCAGTAGCCCAGGTCAGGAAGTTGAGGGCACTGCAAAGCGACGCTTCCTTGATTTGAATGAGCTTGCCCCTAgctcaggttttgatgatggtCCAAATACAACAACACTGAAAGATGAAGGCAATGATGATAACTGAAGCTACCCCTTTTGCTTGAAAGCAATCAAGGAAGCCAAGAGACATGTATGataatagaaatataaattttgttatgtgCCTCAGGAAGTTTCGGCTAGATCTCTTCCTATGGCAATCTAAGCATCCCTTGGTGCATGAGTTTGCCACCAGAAGCAGCAGCATATGAGTTATGTAGATTAGGTAGTCATTTTTTAGTATTTAGTATTTCTACATCAAAAGGGTCCAcggaaaatgaatgagaatttATTCTTGGGCGTTATTTGGCCCATGCAATCGGTGTACAATAACTGTTAACAAGTACTGTAACTTTAAATAGATATGGCTTTTGATTATCAAGCCCTgtagttcttttttttctttctgtctTCATGGACTCTCGATAGTGATCAGCTTTTGAGCAAAATAGGGTTGACCGTGTTTCTTTGTTCATCTGATCAGATAAAAAAATGGTCTCACTTTTGATTTCTCTACAGAATTGCTAGTTTCTCATCTGTTCGAAGATTGTATGCTTAAACTATCTTCTTAATGTCATTGATTTTCGTGGTGATTTTGCTAATATACAATaatctttgtttattttctatacaaaataaaagtttCAATTGCAAAAGGCATATAATCTGtaattttaaaagcattttAACAAATTCAAACTACTGAAAACAATATAGCATGGAAAAATGTATAGGatttatgattttttgaaatttcacatgcatgttaGGCATATAATCTGTAATTTTAAAAGCATTGCAACAAATTCAAACTACTAAAAACAATATAACATGGAAAAATGTATATAGGATTTgtgattttttgaaatttcacatgcatgttaGGCATATAATCTGTAATTTTAAAGTATTGCAACATATTCAAACTACTAAAAACAATATAGCATGGAAAAAATGTATAGGatttatgattttttgaaatttcacaTGATATTCTTATTTGTTAAAGTTTATagtaatttcttaattatttaaaatacattatgTACTTTTGTAAGAGGTCATTGTAGGTGTTGAAGATAGTAATATCAAGTGAAATTTCAATAAATGTTAGGCATCTCAGTATAATTTGTTCAAATTTTTACTCTTTTAATGTGTGCAAAGTTTGATGAGACCTGTAAAATGATAATGTATATGATACGAAGAAAAGTGAGAATGTAAAGCATTCTACCAAATGACATTCTTagaaatgtttttaacaaagaattttatttgtgtaaatctaaaattgtgtttggttaaatttcaacatttttatggttaatttagttattctgcggattttcatatttttattaaatttttaattaggttccagaatttttttcttttaattaggtcccaaagctttttattttttcaattggaTCCTCTCGTCTAATTGTCATTATAAAAACTAATGGGAGATACCTAATTAGAGGTGCAGAGGACTGATGCTTCTGGAGTGTGTTATAAATACAACTAGGTCAATTGTTAAGGATTTTTATAAAGTTTCACCTTCTGCAAAGTTAAACAATTGTGAGAAGCTTGTGAAATAATATATGGATTGAATTGATATGTAGAGATTAAAATTGTGCAAAAATCATGAATTGATATTTGTGGAGTGTGTTCTAAACACAACTAAGTCAATTGTGAGAGGTTTATGTAGGGTTTCAACCTTCAGCAAAATCAAATAATTGTGAGAGACTGAAGAAAGAATATATGGATGGATAAAGAGGTTAAGTTTGTTaagaactttatttttttggtacagaAAATACTTTAGTTCAAATAATATTGGATATATTGATCTTTGACGCCACAATTGCTTTTCACTTAAGATGTCTCTCTAGttgattttgacaaaaaaatattgatcataGTTTGAAGAATCTAATGACACTTTTTCTGACATTCTCTTTTTAACACTTTTtgattaactaaaatttattaaaaatatgataagtttcatttctcatttaattattttctttcctaatttaaagtgaaaacatataaatattaatgatttccaatcaatttcagtcaataaaaaaagaaaatatcactatctctaatttaaaacttaaaacattGATTACAGTTCAAAACAATTTAAACCATTGGATTTTAGAACTTCAATATAGATCTTTTATATCTCGAGAAGGTTTTCTTCTTGCAAATAATAGACCAATAGAACCATCTGTTACACCCATAGAAGCAACAGAGAGACTAATAGCTGCAGTAAAGATTATAAATTCAATCTATGCATCATACAGATGATTATTAATCGTATCAAAAGGCGGATAGGAAAATGATGGATGTAGCTGACCCTGAAAATGGGCTTTTTTaaggggtattttttttttcatgaggttgtttttgaaatttttactgaaagggtacgattttaattttgtttaattaaattcgtaaaattatttatgattttaatgtaaattttttttgactTCGAAGTCATAAAATTTTcaggataatttttttcttttctttaaaaactCTGAAgtcgtaaattttttttttttgggtattaGGACTTCAAAGTCGCAAtactgtttttttaattattacaaattttttatgcaatttttttattttatttgttttgttttcaatttttttttattttttaaattatttatttaattattaagtaaaaaatttaattatacttgttattatttttatttaatatgttgtatttttttatgattttatttaatatgttatatatattttttaatgttttattatttaaattatattctatttttttaatatttttgtatatttaaaatttagataatcttGTAGTAATAAaagtaattgttaaattaaaaacaacataataaattaatataaaatgaaaattacaaattaaagagaaacataAAAAGTACAAACTATATTAGTCATCTACTTGTTTGTATGGACAATTAGTACGATTATATCCTTCAGTGCTACACACAATGAGCATTTCTTAGGTCTATCTGTAATTGGTTCGTCCATCTCATTATGTATGAGTAGTGGTTGGCTTTCCCGACGTCTGTCGTCGTTTCAAAGGATCAGGCATAAAATGTGGACCTATTGAGGTCATTTGTCTTCACTTCCAAAGGAATGAAAGTGATGTTGATAaactttgaaaatgttttccaaCTTGTATACAAGGTCAACAAagtcatcataatttaaattataaaaatcacaCGCTGCAATCGCATGCGAGCAATGAATTTGAAGTGCTTGAAATTGTCCACAATCACATGATCATTCATTCAATTTGATAGTGCATGCCATTGCTCATCGACTAAGCCgcgtatttgtaattttttgaaCCTCAAACTCCCTTGCTTCTCAAACATACATGCAAACATAATGCGAGGTAGCAATGTGTTGATTTTCTTGCATCATGACATATACATGTTCAGAGTACCTATGTCCTGCCTTTATCATTTTCATGATTTTCATGCCACTAGTAAAAAatgaatcatttattttattacatgttTCATTGACTAAGGCAGTAATAGGTAAAGTTCGGGCTCCTTTCAAAACACAATTCATACATTCGGCAAGGTTGATAGTCATATGGCCATACAATTTTCCTTGATCGTAGGCTTGGGCCCATTTACTCTTGGGAATTTGATCTAACCAATCTACTGCTTGTGGAAACTCTGCTTGCATTGCGAGCAACTTTGCCTTAAGTCGTGGTTTCCTCATCTCATATCCTATTCCAAAAGATAAAACAATGAGTAATAAATATAGTGAAGATGTAATAAAGCAAAAATTTGATGCATGAAATGGTTAGAAGCATACCCATATTGatgacttgtttttttaagtcaacatttttaaattgtttgttgaaatttgatGCAATGTGGCAAATGCAATACACAGAAGAAATATCTGGTTCATTTCACCCAACTCGTTCCGATTGTAAAGCTACTAGCACACTAGTTCCCCTGTTTGATATAATACACAAATTTAATTGCGGTGTAACATATCTCCTCAAATAATGCAAGAACCACATCTAAGCTTCTTTGATCTCGCTCTCAACAATTTcaaaagcaagtcgaaaattgTTCCTACTACCATCTTGTCCGATGGCAATCAACAAAGTACCACAATATTTTCCAGTTAAAAATGTCTCATTTACTTACACAATTGGCTTGCAATATTTAAAACCTTCAATGCATGGGTTAAACGCCCAAAATACATGATTAAGAATCACCCTAGGAGACTTATCCTCACCATCCTCCATTGAAGATGAAGTTTTATGTTTTACTATTGTACCAAGTACAAAGTGTTGCCCAACTATCAACCATATAGGCAGATAACTATATGATTGTTCCCAGCTTCCAAATGTCATTTCAAGGGCTTTTTGTTTAGCTGTCCATGCTTTTTTGTATGAAACAATATAACCAAACTGTTATAGCATTTTTGCAATCAAGGTTTTTATTTCGATACTAGGATTTGTTTTCACTAAATGAACAATATTATAAGCAATCACAAATGAACCTAACCTAACATGATCTTGTGATATGAAAGATTTGTGCAAGTGTGAGTACCATTTAATTTCTTCAACTCTCACCTCTTGTGTATTTTATTGAACGATACTCTCACCCTCCAATAACATCCATTACCATATTGACTACACATGATAACGTAATTGTCACTCTTCTTCTCAAccacattaaaattaaatgaatgcaTAAAATGAAATTGGTTAATAACATTCACAACTTCTTGTTTTGATTCAAATGTCAAGCTTTCGTAAAGGTCATTTGTACTAGCACCCCCTCTGTTCTAATAAGGATTTGATTACTCTTGATTTTCTGAAAGTTGGCTACTAATAgtttcaaaatttgaagatgACTTAATTTGATTGCTTGGTTCTCCATGTTCATGAAAATCATGTTATTCTTCGTTGTCATTGAAGTCAATAACATTATCTCTTATTATGGGTTCTTCGCTAGCCAACTgtcaaaaaatacaaaagtaaCTTATTAgtgaaaatgtaaataatttagtGTATCTAtcgttaaataaataaaacaccgAACcaggaaaaattgcaaaaaaactaataaaaatacatttttttggtaaaagtcCCTAATTTTGTGTATCTAATGCTAAATTATGTTTGGGCTTTTACTCATTTGGATCAGATAGATAATCATGTAAAAAAACCTAATCACTTTAGCTGGTTTCGATCTTGTTATAAATGTcagaaaaattgatattaaccaACATTTCGTTAGTGCATTGGTTGAACGTTGGAGAACCGAGTCTCACATTTCATTTTTCACATGAAGAGTCAACCATAACTTTACAAGATGTGACCCTACAGTTG encodes the following:
- the LOC114409770 gene encoding DDT domain-containing protein DDR4-like; translation: MSQGSPPQDTTEPSPEPDSYKEETTATTTNSTAADAAPPAPTRSPPTRSRPSRACTMRTAARLYAASQPARPKAARREPRREESPSPPSPKLQQCSKIVTPLVEPPPPVQLPRYNLRSMWELASILNFLNLFRPLLNISVEFSAEEFETALLTPNDTLGDIHMPLLKAIPPITRMALSRDTWITVLCRKLRDWWHWVANGDLPIVASHGAEVEVYKSLDPGVRVIILKALCDIRVEQEDIRGYIDRSIKHGIPLSTFRKERIGGDSHGISYWYEDDQIIGHRLYREIRKTEVVQMKKGKPRGSQVFSNTTYQWETVATNFDEFQDVSEKLFTSKNRTEASVGKKVKIDMLPEIEKVHRRKEKLLKKQHRQALLLDNFLGVDGLAPGRSLRDRKPVTYTFDDYDRSISEAIKITKRKPPSPELIPRREAGAKHAALTNGKWSGPSHDPQDLNFGMPSPKSPDFDDMEEDNQTDMLDLDRSNRRRQKPKRYSEKEFVEALSDNEADYDSDDDIVGEAVYDEEYLQKRKQRKKASSSSGSEGDEEYHWDEDNVEDEEDDDEDSLSASEDSDKPRKIKQLPGRTRKETKLRSVGEIQSGLRRSKRATTKSRINYRRYEISDSETEFIKSDKSNASDDHSDPTENGEYMMESEDSDSNDEEEQETKAVEPVTYPAEENNQSPAVGENEQNQNQPPEKASSPGQEVEGTAKRRFLDLNELAPSSGFDDGPNTTTLKDEGNDDN